The following coding sequences lie in one Myxococcus xanthus genomic window:
- a CDS encoding peptidase MA family metallohydrolase, with the protein MSRHALTHSSRFGALVAAMAVGLLCVPQVAWAQSSSLKDEVKERLGRVETELDDWDVPGARRELSEVEQLLPADVEPLKYFQGRVAFEEGRYDDAVALLEGANIEDKPGSYLRLAKDTRAITKDHERAESEHFIFQYPKGKEAVLVPYALETLEGIHRAMKEDLGWTPPGGKIRVEVVSNARELSRVSTLTEKQIGTTGTIAICKFNKLMVTSPKAVARGYDWQDTLAHEYIHLVISQMSRNTVPIWLHEGLAKFLESRWRGKAGLAMTPSTQALLGKRVKADTLIPFEKMHPSIALLPTAEDAATAFAEVFYAIDYVHSVKGTAGLRAIIQELKAGQKDRKAVEAAMGMPFALFEKSWLAHIKKQPFPTELLPREDRVVLKENAKGKVKDDSEKKGREISFGDFQEVTEVPARKFAHLGELLRERNRVKAAAEEYAKAHKLVGDKYESVSNKYALALLELRRLDEAETVLRGSLRVHPGSPSTNVHLGRILLYRKDYPKAKTAYLEALASDPFDPEIHLALTRIHGSMGETALAGRARQASALLTGLKVEEVDRVAQQFLRDESGLSEMNVSGTSDTEAPKEAQPEKPDAGN; encoded by the coding sequence GTGAGCCGCCACGCGCTGACGCATTCTTCCAGATTCGGGGCCCTCGTCGCGGCGATGGCCGTGGGGCTCCTCTGCGTGCCCCAGGTGGCGTGGGCCCAGTCCAGCTCGCTCAAGGACGAGGTGAAGGAGCGGCTGGGCCGCGTGGAGACGGAGCTGGACGACTGGGACGTGCCCGGCGCCCGGCGCGAGCTGTCCGAGGTGGAGCAGCTCCTCCCCGCCGACGTGGAGCCGCTGAAGTACTTCCAGGGCCGGGTGGCCTTCGAGGAAGGCCGCTACGACGACGCGGTGGCGCTCCTGGAAGGCGCCAACATCGAGGACAAGCCGGGCAGCTACCTGCGGCTGGCCAAGGATACGCGCGCCATCACCAAGGACCACGAGCGCGCGGAGAGCGAGCACTTCATCTTCCAGTACCCCAAGGGGAAGGAAGCGGTGCTGGTGCCCTATGCGCTGGAGACGCTGGAGGGCATCCATCGGGCGATGAAGGAGGACCTCGGCTGGACGCCGCCGGGCGGCAAGATTCGCGTGGAGGTGGTGAGCAACGCGCGAGAGCTGTCGCGGGTGAGCACGCTGACGGAGAAGCAGATTGGCACCACGGGCACCATCGCCATCTGCAAGTTCAACAAGCTGATGGTGACCAGCCCCAAGGCGGTGGCGCGCGGCTACGACTGGCAGGACACGCTGGCGCACGAGTACATCCACCTGGTCATCAGCCAGATGAGCCGCAACACGGTGCCCATCTGGTTGCATGAAGGACTGGCCAAGTTCCTGGAGTCGCGCTGGCGCGGCAAGGCGGGCCTGGCGATGACGCCCTCCACGCAGGCGCTGCTGGGCAAGCGGGTGAAGGCGGACACGCTCATCCCGTTCGAGAAGATGCACCCGTCCATCGCGCTGCTACCCACGGCGGAGGACGCGGCCACCGCGTTCGCGGAGGTGTTCTACGCCATCGACTACGTGCACAGCGTCAAGGGCACGGCGGGTCTGCGCGCCATCATCCAGGAGCTGAAGGCCGGGCAGAAGGACCGCAAGGCGGTGGAGGCGGCCATGGGCATGCCCTTCGCCCTCTTCGAGAAGTCCTGGCTGGCGCACATCAAGAAGCAGCCCTTCCCCACCGAGCTTCTGCCGCGCGAGGACCGCGTGGTGCTGAAGGAGAACGCCAAGGGCAAGGTGAAGGACGACAGCGAGAAGAAGGGGCGGGAAATCTCCTTCGGTGACTTCCAGGAGGTGACGGAGGTGCCGGCGCGCAAGTTCGCACACCTGGGCGAGCTGCTTCGCGAGCGCAACCGCGTGAAGGCCGCGGCGGAGGAGTACGCCAAGGCGCACAAGCTGGTGGGCGACAAGTACGAGTCGGTGTCCAACAAGTACGCGCTGGCGCTGCTAGAGCTGCGGCGGTTGGATGAAGCGGAGACAGTGCTGCGCGGCAGCCTGCGCGTGCACCCGGGCTCACCTTCGACGAACGTCCACCTGGGCCGAATCCTGCTGTACCGGAAGGACTACCCGAAGGCGAAGACGGCCTACCTGGAGGCGCTGGCGTCGGACCCGTTCGACCCGGAAATCCACCTGGCCCTCACGCGCATCCACGGCTCCATGGGTGAGACTGCGCTGGCAGGCCGCGCGCGGCAGGCGAGCGCGCTGCTCACGGGGCTCAAGGTCGAAGAGGTGGACCGCGTGGCGCAGCAGTTCCTGCGTGACGAGAGCGGGCTGTCGGAGATGAACGTGTCGGGAACGTCGGACACGGAGGCGCCGAAGGAAGCGCAGCCCGAGAAGCCGGACGCGGGGAACTGA
- a CDS encoding tetratricopeptide repeat protein: MVQQQDKKVRRSRKAVVTPLAVEANVALHLEHGDGIRQDVPQALRWTRKAADGVAAFNLGRPNLRRAEHWYRRALALGFPPARMNLAAMLANSSRKARLKESIALYRASARLGDVKALLFVAYAYEVGRGVRKNLKRAIHIYKQDV, translated from the coding sequence TTGGTTCAACAGCAGGACAAGAAGGTTCGCCGAAGCCGCAAGGCCGTCGTCACGCCGTTGGCCGTCGAGGCGAATGTCGCACTCCATCTCGAGCACGGAGACGGCATCCGTCAGGATGTGCCGCAGGCTCTTCGCTGGACGCGGAAGGCCGCGGATGGGGTCGCCGCCTTCAATCTGGGTCGGCCGAACCTGCGGCGTGCCGAGCATTGGTACCGGCGCGCCTTGGCCCTGGGATTCCCACCGGCTCGGATGAATCTGGCAGCCATGCTCGCCAACAGTTCCCGCAAGGCACGGTTGAAGGAGTCCATCGCGCTCTACAGGGCCAGTGCTCGGCTTGGGGACGTGAAGGCCCTTCTCTTCGTGGCATATGCCTACGAGGTAGGCCGAGGCGTTCGGAAGAACCTGAAGCGGGCCATCCACATCTATAAGCAGGACGTGTAG
- a CDS encoding DUF1622 domain-containing protein: MEVKSLVSLAAQLMEWAGVGSMVLGAVLALALLVTGKPLPAGEAYRRFRLNLGRAILLGLEFLVAADIIRTVSQRPTLDGVLVLGLIVLIRTFLSFTLTVELEGRWPWQHREDIAGPVHPPPTSSTPQHHVPPNPDAPRPVKH, encoded by the coding sequence ATGGAGGTCAAATCCCTCGTCTCGCTTGCCGCCCAGCTCATGGAGTGGGCCGGCGTGGGCAGCATGGTGCTGGGGGCGGTGCTCGCCCTCGCCTTGCTTGTCACGGGCAAGCCGCTTCCCGCCGGTGAGGCCTACCGCCGCTTCAGGCTGAACCTGGGCCGCGCCATCCTCCTGGGCCTGGAGTTCCTCGTCGCCGCCGACATCATCCGCACCGTGAGCCAGCGCCCCACGCTGGATGGAGTGCTGGTGCTCGGGCTCATCGTCCTCATCCGGACCTTCCTCAGCTTCACCCTCACCGTGGAACTGGAGGGACGCTGGCCCTGGCAACACCGCGAGGACATCGCTGGTCCTGTTCATCCTCCGCCAACGTCGTCCACCCCGCAGCACCATGTGCCGCCCAATCCCGACGCACCACGTCCGGTGAAGCACTGA
- a CDS encoding DUF4142 domain-containing protein, producing the protein MKHPLPGLVLAASLFTQGASFAQSGMPDSPPSQQDTVSVQKGMATYRGYTAPTDEKALLDRLHLANQHEIKAGQLAQQHSQNPDVKAFGTIMMKAHTALDQKLTSYARSKGLKLAESPKPMNDAEEASMAKDKATMEQLQVIRGAPFDSAYLASQVTGHDAVLGMVLTAQKAMPKATPELAALLKDLSKQVPAHRHQAWNMLGKLGGDTGVGGSGPAHPPPPKP; encoded by the coding sequence ATGAAGCATCCCCTTCCAGGGCTCGTCCTCGCCGCCTCGCTGTTCACCCAGGGCGCGTCATTCGCTCAGTCCGGCATGCCCGACAGCCCACCCTCCCAACAGGACACGGTGTCCGTTCAAAAGGGCATGGCCACGTACCGCGGCTACACCGCCCCCACGGACGAGAAGGCGCTGCTCGACCGGCTGCACCTGGCGAACCAGCACGAAATCAAGGCGGGCCAACTCGCCCAGCAACACTCCCAGAATCCAGACGTGAAGGCCTTCGGAACCATCATGATGAAGGCGCACACCGCGCTGGACCAGAAGCTCACGTCCTACGCGCGCAGCAAGGGCCTGAAGCTGGCCGAATCCCCCAAGCCGATGAACGACGCGGAAGAAGCCTCCATGGCCAAGGACAAGGCCACGATGGAGCAACTCCAGGTCATCCGCGGCGCCCCCTTCGACTCCGCCTATCTGGCCTCACAGGTCACGGGACATGACGCCGTCCTGGGCATGGTCCTCACCGCCCAGAAGGCCATGCCCAAGGCCACGCCCGAACTCGCCGCCCTGCTCAAGGACCTCAGCAAGCAGGTGCCCGCCCACCGGCACCAGGCCTGGAACATGCTGGGCAAGCTGGGAGGCGACACGGGCGTGGGCGGCTCCGGTCCGGCGCACCCGCCCCCGCCGAAGCCCTGA
- a CDS encoding alpha/beta hydrolase family protein: protein MPLSLLAALALSATPAPARPQPFTHHDMISLRRLSSPRVSPDGKQVAYVLRTTDMEANRGRTDLWLVGVDGNAAPRQLTSHPDADSEPTWAPDGKSLFFLSSRGGSSQVWRLAVDGGEAVQVTKLPLDVGAFRVSPDGTRLAVALEVFPDCPTLECTPQREEERSKRKATGRTYDKLFARHWDTWKDGRRSHVFVVPVAGGAPVDVMKGMDADSPSKPFGGAEEFTFTPDNKSIVFAARDVGRAEAWSTDLDLFVAPIDGKAKPRKLTEKNRATDTSPVFSPDGKTLAYLAMSRPGFEADRYRVILRTWPSGQERVLTQDWDRSVGSLAWSADGKTLFASAGHVGQQPIFALDVATGKPTQLTKDGAADAPQPAAGGRLVYVYDDLDSPADLHVMNVDGSESRQLTQVNQDALARIRFGDFEQFSFPGWNNETVHAYVVKPVNFDPKKKYPLAFIIHGGPQGSFGNHFHYRWNPQVYAGRGYVAVMVDFHGSTGYGQAFTDSISDDWGGKPFEDLQKGLAAALKRYSFINQDKMCALGASYGGYMINWIAGNWPDGFKCLVNHDGILDERMGYFDTEELWFPEWEHKGTPWENPEGYSKHNPVEHIAKWKTPMLVIHGGQDFRVVETQGLGTFTALQRKGIPSKLLYFPEENHWVLRPANSVQWHDEVLGWLDQWTRK, encoded by the coding sequence TTGCCGCTGTCGCTTCTCGCGGCCCTGGCCCTGAGCGCCACTCCGGCGCCGGCCCGGCCCCAGCCGTTCACCCACCACGACATGATTTCGCTGCGCCGGCTGAGCAGTCCGCGCGTCTCGCCGGACGGCAAGCAGGTCGCCTACGTCCTGCGCACCACGGACATGGAGGCCAACCGGGGACGCACGGACCTGTGGCTCGTCGGCGTTGATGGAAACGCCGCGCCGCGCCAGCTCACCTCGCATCCGGACGCGGACTCCGAGCCCACCTGGGCGCCGGACGGCAAGAGCCTCTTCTTCTTGTCCTCGCGCGGCGGCTCCTCGCAGGTGTGGCGGCTGGCCGTGGACGGCGGCGAGGCCGTGCAGGTGACGAAGCTGCCCCTGGACGTGGGCGCCTTCCGTGTGTCGCCGGACGGCACCCGGCTGGCCGTGGCGCTGGAGGTGTTCCCGGACTGCCCCACGCTGGAGTGCACCCCGCAGCGTGAAGAGGAGCGCTCCAAGCGCAAGGCCACCGGCCGCACCTACGACAAGCTCTTCGCGCGGCACTGGGACACGTGGAAGGACGGACGTCGCTCGCACGTCTTCGTCGTCCCCGTGGCCGGCGGCGCGCCCGTGGACGTGATGAAGGGCATGGACGCGGACAGCCCCTCCAAGCCCTTTGGCGGCGCGGAGGAGTTCACCTTCACACCGGACAACAAGAGCATCGTCTTCGCCGCGCGGGACGTGGGCCGCGCCGAGGCCTGGTCCACCGACCTGGACCTCTTCGTCGCGCCGATTGATGGCAAGGCGAAGCCGCGCAAGCTGACGGAGAAGAACCGCGCCACCGACACCAGCCCCGTGTTCAGCCCGGACGGCAAGACGCTGGCCTACCTGGCCATGTCGCGCCCCGGCTTCGAGGCGGACCGCTACCGCGTCATCCTCCGCACCTGGCCCAGTGGTCAGGAGCGCGTGCTCACCCAGGACTGGGACCGCTCCGTCGGAAGCCTCGCGTGGAGCGCGGACGGCAAGACGCTCTTCGCGAGCGCCGGGCACGTCGGCCAGCAGCCCATCTTCGCGTTGGACGTGGCCACGGGGAAGCCCACCCAGCTCACGAAGGACGGCGCCGCGGACGCGCCGCAGCCGGCCGCGGGAGGCCGTCTGGTCTACGTGTATGACGACCTGGATTCTCCCGCGGACCTGCACGTGATGAACGTGGATGGCTCGGAGTCGCGCCAGCTCACCCAGGTGAACCAGGACGCGCTGGCCCGCATCCGCTTCGGTGACTTCGAGCAGTTCTCGTTCCCGGGTTGGAACAACGAGACGGTTCACGCCTACGTCGTGAAGCCGGTGAACTTCGACCCGAAGAAGAAGTACCCGCTGGCGTTCATCATTCACGGTGGGCCGCAGGGCTCGTTCGGCAATCACTTCCATTACCGGTGGAACCCGCAGGTGTACGCGGGGCGTGGCTACGTGGCCGTGATGGTCGACTTCCACGGCTCCACCGGCTACGGGCAGGCGTTCACGGACTCCATCTCCGATGACTGGGGTGGCAAGCCGTTCGAGGACCTGCAGAAGGGCCTGGCCGCGGCGCTCAAGCGCTACAGCTTCATCAACCAGGACAAGATGTGCGCGCTGGGGGCGAGCTACGGCGGGTACATGATCAACTGGATTGCCGGCAACTGGCCGGACGGCTTCAAGTGCCTGGTGAACCACGACGGCATCCTCGACGAGCGCATGGGCTACTTCGACACCGAGGAGCTGTGGTTCCCGGAGTGGGAACACAAGGGCACGCCGTGGGAGAACCCGGAGGGCTACAGCAAGCACAACCCGGTGGAGCACATCGCGAAGTGGAAGACGCCGATGTTGGTCATCCACGGCGGCCAGGACTTCCGCGTGGTGGAGACGCAGGGCCTGGGCACCTTCACGGCGCTCCAGCGCAAGGGCATTCCCTCCAAGCTGCTCTACTTCCCGGAAGAGAACCACTGGGTGCTGCGCCCGGCCAACAGCGTGCAGTGGCACGACGAGGTCCTGGGTTGGCTGGACCAGTGGACGCGCAAGTAG
- a CDS encoding DsbA family oxidoreductase — translation MSEPITIRVWSDYVCPWCYVGYAEVQKLKKEYDVQVDWRPFYLRPETPPEGLPLPDYVREKMKDPNNPLKLRAQAAGLTLVMRDITPSTRRAHEATEYAREQGRLEPFHAALLRRYWSEGQDLWQWDTLRGAAQEAGLDPDEVQRVVEEGRYTKAVEDSIQEARTIGVNAVPTFVLGERFGLQGAQEYPVFQEAMRRLGATPRARP, via the coding sequence ATGAGCGAGCCCATCACCATCCGCGTCTGGTCCGATTACGTCTGCCCCTGGTGTTACGTGGGCTACGCCGAGGTCCAGAAGCTGAAGAAGGAGTACGACGTCCAGGTGGACTGGCGTCCCTTCTACCTGCGCCCGGAGACGCCCCCTGAAGGCCTCCCCCTGCCGGACTACGTGCGCGAGAAGATGAAGGACCCGAACAACCCGCTGAAGCTCCGCGCCCAGGCAGCCGGGCTCACCCTGGTGATGCGGGACATCACCCCGTCCACCCGCCGCGCCCACGAGGCCACCGAGTACGCCCGGGAGCAAGGCCGGCTGGAGCCGTTCCACGCCGCCCTCCTGCGCCGCTACTGGAGCGAGGGCCAGGACCTCTGGCAGTGGGACACGCTCCGCGGCGCCGCCCAGGAGGCGGGCCTGGACCCGGACGAGGTGCAGCGCGTCGTCGAGGAGGGCCGCTACACGAAGGCCGTGGAGGACTCCATCCAGGAGGCGCGGACCATCGGCGTCAACGCGGTGCCCACCTTCGTGCTTGGGGAGCGCTTCGGCCTCCAGGGAGCGCAGGAGTACCCGGTGTTCCAGGAGGCCATGCGGCGGCTCGGCGCGACGCCCCGCGCGCGGCCCTGA
- the fliB gene encoding flagellin lysine-N-methylase gives MTATVPRYMTRFRCLAEACEDTCCAGLVVLVSEPRLQRLKQAVAGGPDAERVEAFIRPEPDASPGDEAVIAKREDGHCVFLDARKTCSLHRAYGEAALPDACATFPRVATRWAHGLEVSGSLACPEVARLCLLAEDAVDTVPVSEDLALRPEIARSLGGGDSEDAWTQHAAAVRSTALSVLQRRELPFAARLFALGQLGLRLDGFYCRGTEVFHGGAREGAEALLAEVLRTFTLPETLTALHGGFAALALPGGPWVGICAAVLKSRLGAVRSERFHTLVGLVLESYGGADLLPDDAWRRYAERRERLSPGLAQRVEQYLRHHAVNHWLRHPFTDAPRVLDYVFRMALREAVLCWTLFGHPTVVALCAEVAADTAESRARLDAAAVECFQLIAKHVEQAPQLHALAQGLAGSGGDETLGRMLVLLKGL, from the coding sequence ATGACGGCCACCGTGCCCCGGTACATGACGCGCTTCAGGTGCCTCGCGGAGGCCTGCGAGGACACCTGCTGCGCGGGGCTCGTCGTCCTCGTCAGCGAGCCGCGCCTTCAGCGCTTGAAGCAGGCGGTGGCGGGCGGCCCGGACGCGGAGCGGGTGGAGGCCTTCATCCGGCCGGAGCCCGACGCCAGCCCCGGCGACGAGGCCGTCATCGCGAAGCGCGAGGACGGGCACTGCGTGTTCCTGGATGCTCGGAAGACGTGCTCGCTGCACCGCGCCTATGGTGAGGCCGCGCTGCCGGATGCGTGCGCCACCTTTCCTCGCGTTGCTACGCGCTGGGCGCACGGGCTGGAGGTGAGCGGTTCGCTCGCGTGTCCAGAGGTTGCTCGCCTGTGTCTGCTGGCGGAGGACGCCGTGGACACCGTGCCCGTGTCCGAGGACCTCGCGCTTCGTCCGGAGATTGCGCGGTCCCTGGGCGGCGGCGATTCCGAGGACGCGTGGACGCAGCACGCGGCGGCCGTGCGTTCCACCGCGTTGTCGGTGCTCCAGCGCCGCGAGCTGCCGTTCGCCGCGAGGCTCTTCGCGCTGGGGCAGCTGGGCCTCAGATTGGACGGCTTCTACTGCCGGGGCACGGAGGTGTTCCACGGCGGCGCGCGCGAGGGCGCGGAGGCCCTGCTGGCGGAAGTGCTGCGTACCTTCACCCTGCCCGAGACGCTGACGGCGCTGCACGGTGGCTTCGCGGCGCTGGCGCTGCCTGGAGGCCCGTGGGTGGGCATCTGCGCCGCGGTGCTGAAGTCCCGCCTGGGCGCGGTCCGGAGCGAGCGGTTCCACACGCTGGTGGGGCTGGTGTTGGAGTCCTACGGCGGCGCGGACCTGTTGCCCGACGACGCGTGGCGCCGCTACGCGGAGCGCCGCGAGCGGCTGTCACCCGGGCTGGCGCAGCGGGTGGAGCAGTACCTGCGCCACCACGCGGTGAACCACTGGCTGCGCCATCCGTTCACGGACGCGCCGCGCGTGCTGGACTACGTGTTCCGCATGGCGCTGCGCGAAGCCGTCCTCTGTTGGACGCTCTTCGGCCACCCCACGGTGGTGGCGCTCTGCGCGGAAGTCGCGGCGGACACGGCTGAGTCACGGGCCCGGCTCGATGCCGCCGCGGTGGAGTGCTTCCAGCTCATCGCCAAGCACGTCGAGCAGGCGCCCCAGCTCCACGCCCTGGCCCAGGGGCTGGCGGGGAGCGGGGGCGACGAGACGCTCGGCCGGATGCTCGTGCTGCTCAAGGGGCTCTGA
- a CDS encoding TIGR02266 family protein — MKLKHESVGSFAEEFATNLSPGGMFIRSRTPQAVGTPVKFEVQIAGGVRVLRGSALVRWVREVGDPAGPPGMGLQFEELDMASRALVEMMLMRKTVADSSAPAVQPLPAIAPSVAPAIAPSVAPAIAPSIAPAVAPLAQARPAPPVQARPAPPVQVRPAAAPADVGGIALDSLFDDLEPEGGSSAPILDEPLDLVPSVVDEPRTPPPSRVPVSYSPPPPVAANDVDIPLDELIASTPPPPVATLDIDEPLPGFEFEIESPSGDAPVAMGAPLDDPPIEVGISLEVEPSSVSAGGGALEFELDLGDAVAEPPRAPAVPPVRVAPPPAPVSSGGSFEFDLDLSEAEAAPPPPPPRAPVAPKAPPAPAASPAGSGGIEFDFDLSEDVSPPPPVAPPPPRAPAAPPPAPVSAGGVFEFDFALADDAGKGPPPPPRAPAPASAGGGGIDFDFDLSEDVGKAAPPPPPRAPAPASSGGGGIDFDLDLSEDVEEVPPVAPPPPPRAALVPPPAPVQPPMAARPLPPPPAAPPPPPQGLPQVRREAPRAPAPAATPSVLAPAVAKAAAQAPGLDEHGLPKTVFLPPPVPLNGTGPVIGIDLGTTNSCVALLSNGRPLVLRSREGYNTIPSVISLNAQNKLLVSHRAKNQLVLRPQHTIYGAKRLVGRPYDSAVVNQVRERFHYDIVPDSAGRAAVRLADTALSLEEVQAIILRECKEMAEAHLNQKVERAVVTVPAYYSEPQREAVRKSGILAGLKVERILNEPTSAALAYGLNRDLNKKVLVYDLGGGTFDATILKIEKNVFEVLGTGGDIFLGGIDFDNLIVDYLLARFQEKEGIAFTGDGIALSRVSDAAERAKMGLSERSTFEVHIPMLMMDDSGRPRDLRVVLSRQELEKICEPLLSRTIDVVRDVLLDAKLKAAEVDDIILVGGMSRMPLVRDKLKSLFGKGAQASVNADEAVALGAALYSGSVDKVSSVVLIDVLPMTVGVAMPGGAFKRVIERNSPLPAQRSFAINTTKDNEVFLELSIFQGEDSHISANEYLGTVRIEGLPKGPKGSVRVAVTLKLDSECVLHVEAREYSTRKEVKATLATRYSPEELQKQLQVSKESVKAAEERRGADLKERAGGFWSFVKKALGRK, encoded by the coding sequence GTGAAGCTGAAGCATGAGAGTGTGGGAAGCTTCGCGGAGGAGTTCGCCACCAACCTGAGCCCGGGTGGGATGTTCATCCGCTCGCGCACCCCGCAGGCGGTGGGGACGCCCGTCAAGTTCGAGGTGCAGATTGCGGGAGGCGTGCGGGTGCTGCGTGGCTCCGCGCTGGTCCGCTGGGTGCGCGAAGTCGGTGACCCCGCGGGGCCTCCGGGCATGGGGTTGCAGTTCGAGGAGTTGGACATGGCGAGCCGCGCGCTCGTCGAAATGATGTTGATGCGGAAGACCGTCGCGGATTCCAGCGCGCCCGCCGTCCAGCCCCTGCCCGCCATCGCGCCGTCCGTGGCGCCCGCGATTGCACCGTCCGTGGCGCCCGCGATTGCGCCGTCCATCGCGCCCGCCGTCGCGCCCCTGGCGCAGGCCCGTCCCGCGCCTCCGGTCCAGGCCCGTCCCGCGCCCCCTGTGCAGGTGCGCCCCGCCGCCGCGCCCGCGGATGTGGGAGGCATCGCGCTCGACTCCCTGTTCGATGACCTGGAGCCGGAGGGTGGTTCCTCCGCGCCGATCCTGGACGAGCCGCTCGACCTGGTCCCGTCGGTGGTGGACGAGCCGAGGACACCGCCTCCGAGCCGCGTGCCCGTCTCCTATTCGCCGCCGCCTCCGGTGGCCGCGAATGACGTGGACATTCCGCTCGACGAGCTCATCGCGAGCACGCCGCCTCCGCCCGTGGCCACGCTGGACATCGATGAGCCCCTGCCGGGCTTCGAGTTCGAAATCGAGAGCCCGTCGGGTGATGCGCCCGTGGCCATGGGCGCGCCGCTCGACGATCCTCCCATCGAGGTCGGCATCTCCCTGGAGGTCGAGCCGTCGTCCGTGTCGGCGGGTGGTGGGGCCCTGGAGTTCGAGCTCGACCTGGGTGACGCCGTCGCGGAGCCGCCTCGTGCGCCCGCGGTTCCACCCGTGCGCGTGGCACCTCCGCCGGCGCCTGTCTCCAGTGGCGGCAGCTTCGAGTTCGACCTGGACCTGAGCGAGGCGGAGGCCGCGCCTCCGCCGCCTCCGCCGCGTGCCCCGGTGGCACCCAAGGCACCGCCGGCTCCGGCCGCGTCTCCCGCAGGGAGCGGTGGCATCGAGTTCGATTTCGACCTGTCCGAGGACGTGAGCCCGCCTCCGCCCGTGGCGCCTCCACCGCCGCGCGCACCGGCGGCGCCTCCTCCCGCGCCTGTCTCGGCCGGGGGCGTCTTCGAGTTCGACTTCGCCCTGGCCGATGACGCGGGGAAGGGGCCGCCTCCGCCGCCGCGCGCCCCCGCTCCGGCCAGCGCGGGGGGCGGAGGCATCGACTTCGACTTCGACCTGTCCGAGGACGTGGGCAAGGCGGCGCCTCCGCCTCCGCCGCGTGCGCCCGCTCCGGCCAGTTCCGGGGGCGGCGGCATCGACTTCGACCTCGACCTGTCCGAGGACGTGGAGGAAGTACCTCCCGTCGCGCCTCCACCGCCGCCGCGCGCGGCGCTGGTTCCTCCGCCCGCGCCAGTACAGCCGCCCATGGCGGCCCGTCCGCTGCCTCCGCCGCCCGCGGCTCCGCCGCCTCCTCCTCAAGGGCTTCCCCAAGTGCGCCGTGAGGCGCCTCGAGCACCGGCGCCGGCGGCGACGCCCTCGGTGCTCGCGCCCGCCGTGGCCAAGGCCGCCGCGCAGGCGCCCGGCCTGGATGAACACGGCCTGCCGAAGACGGTGTTCCTGCCTCCACCGGTGCCGCTCAACGGCACGGGGCCCGTCATCGGCATCGACCTGGGCACCACGAACTCGTGCGTGGCGTTGCTCTCCAACGGCCGGCCGCTCGTGCTGCGCTCGCGCGAGGGCTACAACACGATTCCCTCCGTCATCTCGCTCAACGCGCAGAACAAGCTGCTGGTCAGCCACCGCGCGAAGAACCAGTTGGTGCTGCGTCCCCAGCACACCATCTACGGCGCGAAGCGGCTCGTCGGCCGTCCCTACGACAGCGCCGTGGTGAACCAGGTCCGCGAGCGCTTCCACTACGACATCGTCCCCGACTCCGCCGGCCGCGCCGCCGTGCGTCTGGCGGACACGGCCCTGTCGCTGGAAGAGGTGCAGGCCATCATCCTCCGCGAGTGCAAGGAGATGGCGGAGGCCCACCTCAACCAGAAGGTGGAGCGCGCGGTGGTGACGGTGCCCGCGTACTACTCCGAGCCGCAGCGTGAGGCCGTGCGCAAGTCCGGCATCCTCGCGGGCCTCAAGGTGGAGCGCATCCTCAACGAGCCCACGTCCGCGGCGCTCGCCTACGGCCTCAACCGAGACCTCAACAAGAAGGTCCTCGTCTACGACCTGGGCGGCGGTACCTTCGACGCCACGATTCTGAAAATCGAGAAGAACGTCTTCGAGGTGCTCGGCACCGGCGGCGACATCTTCCTGGGGGGTATCGACTTCGACAACCTCATCGTCGACTACCTGCTGGCGCGCTTCCAGGAGAAGGAAGGAATCGCCTTCACGGGGGACGGCATCGCCTTGTCGCGCGTGAGTGACGCGGCCGAGCGCGCGAAGATGGGGCTGTCCGAGCGCAGCACCTTCGAGGTCCACATCCCCATGCTGATGATGGACGACTCGGGCAGGCCGCGTGACTTGCGCGTGGTCCTCAGCCGGCAGGAACTGGAGAAGATCTGCGAGCCGTTGCTCAGCCGCACCATCGACGTGGTGCGCGACGTGCTCCTGGACGCGAAGCTGAAGGCCGCCGAGGTGGACGACATCATCCTCGTGGGCGGCATGAGCCGCATGCCGCTGGTGCGCGACAAGCTCAAGTCGCTCTTCGGCAAGGGCGCGCAGGCCAGCGTCAACGCGGACGAAGCCGTGGCCCTGGGCGCGGCGCTCTACTCGGGCTCCGTGGACAAGGTGAGCAGCGTGGTGCTCATCGACGTGTTGCCGATGACGGTGGGCGTGGCGATGCCCGGTGGCGCCTTCAAGCGCGTCATCGAGCGCAACAGCCCGCTGCCCGCGCAGCGCTCCTTTGCCATCAACACGACGAAGGACAACGAGGTCTTCCTGGAGCTGTCCATCTTCCAGGGTGAGGACAGCCACATCTCCGCCAACGAGTACCTGGGCACCGTGCGCATCGAAGGCTTGCCCAAGGGGCCCAAGGGCTCGGTGCGCGTGGCGGTGACGCTCAAGCTGGACTCCGAATGCGTGCTGCACGTGGAGGCGCGTGAGTACTCCACACGCAAGGAAGTGAAGGCCACGCTGGCGACGCGCTACTCGCCGGAGGAGCTTCAGAAGCAGCTCCAGGTCAGCAAGGAGTCCGTGAAGGCCGCCGAGGAGCGCCGCGGCGCCGACCTCAAGGAGCGCGCGGGCGGCTTCTGGAGCTTCGTGAAGAAGGCGCTGGGCAGGAAGTAG